The proteins below are encoded in one region of uncultured Eubacteriales bacterium:
- the mutS gene encoding DNA mismatch repair protein MutS, whose amino-acid sequence MPADSTPMMQQYLRMKELHPDCLLFFRLGDFYEMFNEDAHLASRELDLTLTSRDRGKPAEERTPMCGVPYHSADAYIARLIAKGYKVAICEQMEDPALAKGLVDRDVIRVISPGAVIDSSMLEEGRNNYLCAVYEDSAGAGLSFCDLSTGEFTATAFMGSDRMDHLLNDLGAYRPREALLSDGAFANADLTAFLKNRLECRCENGGEGRFRFEVAADSLRKNLSQIPVGEGPEHDLALRAAGGLLSYLYETQKTDLSHIAALALTSGAQRPYMELDLAARRNLELTETLRSKEKRGSLLWVLDKTKTAMGHRLIRQWIERPLLSPAAISRRLDAVGNLVDAPIAREELSLALREISDLERIIGRIVYGSAGGRDLAALAAGLSKLPALRDLLSPLPSPLLATLAGELNDLEELRGLISRAIEDDPPFSIREGGFIKAGYSEDVDYLRGLMTNGKGMVASIEAKEKERTGIKSLKVGFNKIFGYYIEVSKSNYDLVPEDYIRKQTLVNCERFITQELKDMEHTILSAQDKIVALEYELFCAVREKAAERVREIQSSAQAVAALDVLVSFASVAAQNNYCMPAVDLSDKLEINEGRHPVVEKMLKNSLFVPNETCMDSDENMVAIITGPNMAGKSTYMRQVALIALMAQMGSFVPARSAHIGMVDRVFTRIGASDDLSAGQSTFMVEMTEVAELLKNATNKSLLILDEIGRGTSTYDGMSIARAVLEFCADRKRLGARTLFATHYHELTGLEGPLRGVKNYNIAAKKKKDDIIFLRKIVRGGADQSYGIEVAKLAGVPDRVIARARDILEELERDGFTAPAAPPPSADTDQMSFMDVGAGEIADRLRLVDVNTLTPIEAMNLLFELKQKL is encoded by the coding sequence ATGCCCGCCGACAGTACCCCTATGATGCAGCAATACTTACGGATGAAGGAGCTCCACCCGGACTGCCTGCTCTTTTTCCGTCTGGGCGATTTCTACGAGATGTTTAACGAGGATGCGCACCTTGCCTCCAGGGAGCTGGATTTGACCCTCACCAGCCGGGATCGCGGTAAGCCCGCCGAGGAGCGTACCCCCATGTGCGGCGTACCCTACCATAGCGCTGATGCGTACATCGCCCGCCTCATCGCCAAGGGGTACAAGGTAGCCATCTGCGAGCAGATGGAGGATCCCGCCCTCGCCAAGGGGCTGGTGGACCGGGATGTGATCCGGGTCATCTCCCCCGGCGCGGTCATAGACTCCTCCATGCTGGAGGAGGGGCGCAACAACTACCTCTGCGCCGTGTACGAGGACTCCGCCGGGGCGGGCCTCTCTTTCTGCGACCTCTCCACCGGCGAATTCACCGCCACCGCCTTCATGGGGAGCGACCGGATGGACCATCTGCTCAACGATTTGGGCGCCTACCGCCCCCGGGAGGCCCTCCTCTCCGATGGGGCGTTTGCTAACGCCGACCTTACCGCTTTCCTCAAAAATCGCCTGGAGTGCCGCTGTGAGAACGGCGGCGAGGGCCGTTTCCGATTCGAGGTGGCGGCGGACTCCCTGAGAAAGAACCTCTCTCAGATCCCCGTCGGGGAGGGGCCCGAGCACGATTTGGCCCTTCGGGCGGCGGGCGGCCTCCTCTCCTACTTATACGAAACTCAGAAGACCGACCTCTCCCACATTGCAGCCCTCGCCCTCACCTCCGGTGCCCAGCGGCCCTATATGGAACTGGATTTAGCCGCGCGGCGCAATCTGGAGTTGACCGAAACCCTGCGCTCCAAGGAGAAACGGGGCAGCCTTCTCTGGGTGCTGGACAAGACCAAGACCGCTATGGGGCACCGGCTTATCCGCCAGTGGATCGAGAGGCCCCTCCTCTCCCCCGCTGCTATCTCCCGCCGCCTGGATGCTGTGGGAAATCTGGTGGACGCCCCCATCGCCCGGGAGGAATTATCCCTCGCCCTGCGGGAGATCAGCGACCTGGAGCGTATCATCGGCCGCATCGTCTATGGCAGCGCGGGTGGGCGGGATCTTGCTGCCCTGGCCGCGGGCCTCTCTAAGCTCCCTGCCCTGCGGGACCTGCTCTCGCCCCTGCCCTCTCCCCTCCTCGCCACCCTGGCGGGTGAGCTTAACGACCTGGAGGAGCTGCGTGGGCTGATTAGCCGCGCCATCGAGGACGACCCGCCTTTCTCCATCCGGGAGGGCGGCTTTATCAAGGCGGGATACAGCGAGGACGTGGACTACCTCCGCGGCCTCATGACCAATGGCAAGGGCATGGTGGCCTCCATCGAGGCCAAGGAAAAGGAACGAACCGGCATCAAGAGCCTGAAAGTGGGCTTCAACAAGATTTTCGGCTACTATATCGAGGTCTCCAAGTCCAATTACGACCTGGTGCCCGAAGACTATATCCGCAAGCAGACCCTTGTGAACTGTGAGCGCTTTATCACCCAGGAGCTCAAGGACATGGAGCACACGATCCTCTCCGCTCAGGATAAGATTGTCGCTCTGGAATATGAGCTCTTCTGCGCCGTGCGGGAAAAGGCCGCCGAGCGGGTGCGGGAGATTCAATCCTCCGCCCAGGCTGTGGCCGCGCTGGACGTGCTGGTGAGTTTCGCCTCCGTCGCCGCGCAGAACAACTACTGCATGCCGGCCGTGGACCTCTCCGACAAGCTGGAGATCAACGAGGGCCGCCACCCCGTGGTGGAGAAGATGCTCAAAAACAGCCTTTTTGTCCCTAACGAAACCTGTATGGATAGCGACGAGAATATGGTGGCCATTATTACCGGCCCCAACATGGCGGGTAAATCCACCTATATGCGTCAGGTGGCCCTCATAGCCCTCATGGCACAGATGGGCTCCTTTGTCCCGGCCAGATCCGCCCACATCGGCATGGTGGACCGGGTGTTCACAAGAATTGGCGCAAGTGACGACCTCTCCGCCGGGCAGTCCACCTTCATGGTGGAGATGACCGAGGTGGCCGAGCTCCTGAAGAACGCCACCAACAAGAGCCTACTCATTCTGGATGAGATCGGCCGGGGTACCTCCACCTATGACGGGATGAGCATCGCCCGGGCCGTCCTTGAGTTCTGCGCCGATCGCAAGCGCCTGGGGGCCCGCACTCTCTTCGCCACCCACTACCATGAGCTCACCGGCCTGGAAGGGCCCCTGCGCGGGGTAAAAAACTATAACATCGCCGCTAAAAAGAAGAAGGACGACATTATCTTCCTCCGCAAGATCGTCCGGGGCGGTGCTGACCAGAGCTATGGCATCGAGGTCGCTAAGCTAGCCGGCGTGCCAGACCGGGTCATTGCCCGGGCGAGGGACATTCTGGAGGAGCTGGAGCGGGACGGGTTTACCGCGCCGGCCGCCCCGCCACCCTCTGCCGATACCGACCAGATGTCCTTTATGGATGTGGGCGCGGGCGAGATTGCGGACCGGCTGCGGTTGGTGGACGTGAACACCCTTACACCCATTGAGGCAATGAATCTGCTTTTTGAGTTAAAACAGAAATTATAA
- the miaB gene encoding (Dimethylallyl)adenosine tRNA methylthiotransferase MiaB — translation MERKTTTTIISPDDIARQKEYCAQVRDMNAPLAAQPLAFVDTYGCQQNEADSERVRGYLAEMGYGFTEDENAAAVVVINTCAVREHAEMRVLGNVGALTHTKRKNPNQIICLCGCMMQEPHMAEKIRQSFRHVDLVFGPHALWRFPEFLWRIQTRRGRIFETADDPGSIAEGIPVVRQGAIKAWVSIMYGCNNFCSYCIVPHVRGRERSRDPEVILAEVRELAGAGYKEITLLGQNVNSYGRDLGLDLDFADLLKEINAIPGDFLIRFMTSHPKDAGDKLFDAMADCEKVAPALHLPFQAGNDRVLKAMNRGYTREIYFNKIRALRARVPDIVLTSDVIVGFPGETTEEFEDTLKVLEEVQFDALFTFIYSPREGTPAAVLPDVLTKEEKQANFQRLVDLQNSISLKKHEAYVGKTVRCLVDGEGDDERNNLTGRTAGNRLVHFTGDKALIGTYTDLKITSCSTWALFGEPV, via the coding sequence TTGGAGCGGAAAACCACCACAACCATCATTTCCCCGGACGACATCGCCCGGCAGAAAGAATACTGCGCTCAGGTGCGGGACATGAATGCCCCCCTGGCAGCCCAGCCCTTGGCCTTTGTGGACACTTACGGCTGCCAGCAGAATGAGGCGGACTCCGAGCGCGTCCGGGGGTACCTGGCCGAGATGGGGTACGGATTCACCGAGGACGAGAACGCCGCCGCCGTGGTGGTCATCAATACCTGCGCTGTCCGGGAGCACGCCGAGATGCGCGTGCTGGGCAACGTGGGGGCCCTCACCCATACCAAGCGGAAAAACCCCAACCAGATCATCTGCCTCTGCGGCTGCATGATGCAGGAGCCCCACATGGCCGAGAAAATCAGGCAGTCCTTCCGGCACGTGGATTTGGTCTTCGGTCCCCACGCCCTATGGCGGTTCCCGGAGTTCCTCTGGCGCATCCAGACCCGTCGAGGCCGCATTTTTGAGACGGCGGACGATCCCGGTAGCATCGCCGAGGGCATCCCCGTGGTGCGGCAGGGCGCCATCAAGGCCTGGGTCTCCATCATGTACGGGTGCAATAATTTCTGCTCCTACTGCATCGTCCCCCACGTCCGGGGGCGGGAGCGAAGCCGGGACCCTGAGGTCATATTGGCCGAGGTGCGGGAGCTTGCCGGGGCCGGGTACAAGGAGATCACCCTCCTGGGCCAGAATGTGAATTCCTATGGCAGGGACTTAGGCCTTGACCTGGACTTTGCAGACCTGCTCAAGGAAATCAACGCTATCCCCGGCGACTTCCTCATCCGCTTTATGACCAGCCACCCCAAGGATGCGGGGGACAAGCTCTTCGACGCGATGGCGGACTGCGAGAAGGTGGCCCCCGCCCTTCACCTCCCCTTCCAGGCGGGGAACGACAGGGTGCTGAAGGCTATGAACCGGGGGTACACCCGAGAAATCTACTTCAATAAAATCCGGGCGCTTCGAGCCCGGGTTCCGGACATCGTTCTCACCTCCGACGTGATTGTAGGCTTTCCCGGCGAGACCACCGAGGAGTTTGAGGATACCCTCAAGGTGCTTGAGGAAGTGCAATTCGACGCCCTATTTACCTTCATCTACTCCCCCAGGGAAGGTACCCCGGCAGCGGTGCTGCCCGACGTACTCACCAAGGAGGAGAAACAGGCTAACTTTCAGCGCCTGGTGGACCTTCAGAACAGTATCTCCCTCAAGAAGCACGAGGCCTACGTGGGCAAGACCGTTCGCTGTCTCGTGGATGGCGAGGGGGATGACGAGCGCAATAACCTCACCGGGCGCACCGCTGGGAACCGTCTGGTCCACTTCACGGGAGATAAAGCGCTCATTGGCACGTATACCGACCTTAAAATCACCTCCTGTTCCACCTGGGCCCTGTTTGGGGAGCCGGTGTAG
- a CDS encoding Cyclase family protein, whose product MRVIDLTHMIAPGMPVYPGTEGPRFVPANSYEKDGFRETALTLYTHTGTHMDPPAHLFPGGTTLDRFPASQFVGSACVIDCSGLGEGSRIALEHIERRRALADQADFLLFRTGWDRHWGTERYFGDYPCIDEGVADFVLANGKKGLGLDTVGLDPIMDANLTLHKKLFQTGELVVIENLKDLRLLGSGLFTLCALPLHHQNADGAPARVVGILEE is encoded by the coding sequence ATGCGCGTCATCGACCTGACCCACATGATCGCCCCCGGCATGCCGGTCTATCCCGGGACGGAGGGACCCAGGTTTGTCCCCGCCAACTCCTACGAGAAGGACGGTTTTCGGGAGACAGCCCTTACGCTCTACACCCACACCGGCACCCACATGGATCCGCCCGCCCATCTCTTTCCCGGCGGGACCACGCTGGACCGATTTCCGGCCTCCCAATTCGTGGGCTCTGCCTGCGTCATAGACTGCTCCGGTCTGGGGGAGGGAAGTAGGATCGCGTTGGAGCACATCGAGCGGCGGCGGGCGCTTGCCGATCAGGCGGACTTCCTCCTTTTTCGCACCGGGTGGGACCGGCATTGGGGGACTGAGCGCTATTTCGGGGACTACCCCTGTATCGATGAGGGGGTGGCCGACTTTGTGCTGGCAAACGGAAAAAAGGGCCTGGGCCTTGACACCGTTGGCCTTGACCCTATCATGGACGCAAACCTCACCCTTCATAAAAAGCTCTTCCAGACTGGGGAGCTGGTGGTTATCGAGAACCTCAAGGACCTCAGACTCCTGGGAAGCGGGTTATTTACCCTCTGCGCCCTCCCCCTGCACCACCAAAACGCCGACGGAGCCCCCGCCCGGGTAGTGGGGATTCTGGAGGAGTAA
- a CDS encoding conserved membrane hypothetical protein (Evidence 4 : Homologs of previously reported genes of unknown function), with protein sequence MSKDRDDELNREGSGEFSLEEILVEYGGDGKVVPFPGVRKTPEPEKPRETKPKEQVSPEPSTEPGEDLPPPPREEPQKRKKAKEKVVDFPGDDGEEEGEPASPFQLGLEKLRKKADDYAEHMFEEEGVEDDEDVRRAEKYLPGVDAEDEDAPLRVRRPRAAPPPAPDLPPQELYRRYNRGLSFLRFRAILVFMLALPLLYLTLAPFFRWPLPGLLGASYSIRVYTLAGLLGAAMLLGIDVFLSGLLHVVYNGFGMDTLVSLSCIAAMADALTMQVLGGRDEQLPYCAISALALALAMWGRYLQRRGSRAACRTAASASEPYLVTLDEGKWNGRAAYAKWSGEGVGFGSQMQAPDGAQRIFRVTVPLLFIASVLFSLVASLGQERPELILWCLSSSLTAAASFSSLLCYGIPWSRLSLRLAKSGAALAGWDGVAASGRGAGILLTDTDLFPPGAVDLNGIKIFGDFSIEKVVAYAATLIRDSGGGLDRIFHDLLRSQGAVYRRCDEFAVYEGGLTAVVRGDQVLVGSAAFMHLMEIPLPQGLNVKNAVFCAINGELAGVFALNYSLHSTVYPSIAALIRNQIGPVLATRDFNVIPTMLRQRFKLPVEKMEFPAVERRGELSDSSQEHNGVLTAVLCREGLGPFSEAAVGGRRLRSVVRLNAILASLGSAVGVLMAFYLNFVGAFASLSPANLLIFLLAWLVPALLISGWADRF encoded by the coding sequence ATGTCAAAGGACCGGGACGACGAATTAAATAGAGAGGGTTCCGGCGAGTTCTCCTTAGAGGAGATCTTGGTGGAGTATGGCGGCGACGGCAAGGTGGTGCCCTTCCCCGGCGTGCGTAAAACGCCCGAACCGGAAAAGCCAAGGGAGACGAAACCGAAGGAACAGGTTTCGCCTGAGCCAAGCACTGAGCCGGGAGAAGATCTACCCCCGCCGCCCAGGGAGGAGCCCCAAAAGCGGAAAAAAGCCAAAGAGAAGGTAGTGGACTTCCCCGGCGACGACGGCGAGGAGGAGGGTGAGCCAGCCAGCCCCTTCCAGCTTGGGCTTGAAAAGCTGCGGAAAAAGGCCGACGATTACGCCGAGCATATGTTTGAAGAGGAAGGCGTGGAGGACGACGAGGACGTTCGCCGGGCAGAAAAGTACCTCCCCGGCGTAGATGCCGAGGACGAAGACGCCCCCCTGCGCGTCCGCAGACCCCGCGCCGCCCCGCCCCCGGCCCCCGACCTGCCCCCCCAGGAGCTGTACCGGCGTTATAACCGGGGGCTCTCCTTCCTGCGTTTTCGGGCCATCCTGGTCTTTATGCTTGCGCTGCCGCTGCTCTATCTGACCCTGGCTCCCTTTTTCCGCTGGCCTCTGCCGGGGCTGCTGGGGGCCTCGTACTCCATCCGGGTATACACCCTGGCGGGGCTGCTGGGCGCAGCTATGCTGCTTGGGATCGACGTATTTTTATCGGGCCTTCTCCACGTGGTCTACAACGGGTTCGGGATGGACACGCTGGTGTCCCTCTCCTGCATCGCCGCTATGGCAGACGCCCTTACCATGCAGGTCCTGGGCGGGCGGGACGAGCAGCTTCCCTACTGCGCCATTTCAGCGCTGGCCCTGGCCCTCGCCATGTGGGGGCGCTACCTTCAGCGCCGTGGCTCACGCGCCGCGTGCCGCACGGCGGCCTCCGCGTCGGAGCCGTACCTCGTCACCCTAGACGAGGGGAAGTGGAACGGGCGGGCCGCATACGCCAAGTGGAGCGGCGAGGGGGTGGGCTTTGGAAGTCAGATGCAGGCCCCCGATGGGGCCCAGCGCATTTTCCGGGTCACCGTGCCCCTCCTGTTCATTGCAAGCGTCCTGTTTTCCCTGGTGGCCTCCCTGGGCCAGGAGCGGCCCGAGCTCATTTTATGGTGCCTCTCCTCCTCTCTGACGGCGGCGGCCTCCTTCTCCTCCCTCCTCTGTTACGGCATTCCCTGGAGCAGGCTGAGCCTGCGCCTTGCTAAGTCGGGCGCGGCTCTGGCGGGCTGGGACGGTGTGGCCGCCTCGGGTCGCGGGGCGGGGATTTTGCTCACCGATACCGATCTCTTCCCCCCTGGTGCGGTGGACTTAAACGGCATTAAAATCTTTGGGGATTTTTCTATCGAGAAAGTTGTGGCCTACGCCGCCACGCTGATTCGGGACTCGGGCGGCGGACTGGACCGTATTTTCCATGATCTGCTCCGTTCCCAGGGGGCGGTGTACCGCCGGTGCGACGAGTTCGCCGTGTATGAGGGGGGACTCACCGCCGTGGTCCGGGGGGATCAGGTGCTGGTGGGGTCCGCGGCTTTCATGCACTTAATGGAGATACCTCTCCCCCAGGGCCTCAACGTGAAGAACGCTGTCTTTTGTGCTATCAATGGGGAACTGGCGGGGGTCTTCGCTCTCAACTACTCCCTCCACAGTACAGTGTACCCCTCCATTGCCGCCCTGATCCGCAATCAGATCGGCCCGGTCCTCGCCACCCGTGACTTCAACGTCATCCCCACCATGCTGCGCCAGCGATTTAAGCTGCCTGTGGAGAAGATGGAATTCCCCGCCGTGGAGCGGCGCGGGGAGCTCTCAGATTCCTCGCAGGAGCACAACGGAGTACTTACCGCCGTACTCTGCCGGGAAGGGCTGGGGCCCTTTTCTGAGGCGGCGGTGGGGGGCAGGCGGCTGCGCTCGGTGGTGCGGCTCAACGCGATCCTTGCCTCACTGGGCTCGGCCGTAGGGGTGCTGATGGCCTTCTACCTCAATTTCGTGGGGGCTTTCGCATCCCTTTCGCCGGCCAATCTTCTCATCTTTTTGCTGGCCTGGCTGGTGCCCGCCCTGCTCATCTCCGGCTGGGCGGACCGGTTTTGA
- the yacO gene encoding putative TrmH family tRNA/rRNA methyltransferase YacO (Evidence 3 : Function proposed based on presence of conserved amino acid motif, structural feature or limited homology) produces MKEERRPRPEVEAEADGVIEGRNAVIEALRAGTNIDKIYIARGETDAALGHIASTARGKGIVVVEADRRKLDGMSRTHAHQGVIAMAAVREYASVDDILNAAREKGEAPLVVVCDELSDPHNLGAVIRTAECAGAHGVIIPKRRSAGLTAIVAKTSAGAVAHLPVARVANLTGLLKELKDEGLWIFGSAADGTTPLYQADLKGPAAIVIGSEGDGIGRLVREQCDFTVSIPMRGKLNSLNASAAAAILLYEAVRQRLG; encoded by the coding sequence ATGAAAGAGGAGCGCCGGCCCAGGCCGGAAGTGGAGGCGGAGGCCGACGGCGTCATCGAGGGCCGCAACGCCGTGATCGAGGCCCTGCGGGCCGGGACTAACATTGATAAAATCTACATCGCCCGGGGGGAGACCGACGCCGCCCTGGGCCATATCGCGTCGACTGCCCGGGGCAAGGGCATCGTAGTTGTGGAGGCTGACCGGCGTAAGCTGGACGGCATGAGCCGCACCCACGCCCACCAGGGTGTGATTGCCATGGCCGCCGTGCGGGAGTACGCCAGTGTGGACGATATTCTGAACGCCGCGCGGGAGAAGGGGGAGGCCCCCTTGGTCGTGGTGTGCGACGAGCTGAGTGACCCCCACAACCTGGGGGCCGTGATTCGCACCGCCGAGTGCGCGGGGGCTCACGGAGTGATTATTCCCAAGCGGCGCAGCGCGGGTCTTACCGCCATCGTCGCCAAGACCTCGGCCGGGGCGGTGGCTCATCTGCCTGTGGCTCGGGTGGCCAACCTCACCGGGCTGTTGAAGGAGCTGAAGGACGAGGGACTGTGGATCTTCGGCTCCGCCGCCGACGGGACTACCCCGCTCTATCAGGCCGACCTGAAGGGGCCGGCCGCCATCGTCATCGGCAGCGAGGGGGACGGCATAGGCCGCCTGGTGCGCGAGCAGTGCGACTTCACCGTCAGTATTCCCATGCGGGGCAAGCTCAACTCCCTCAACGCCAGCGCCGCCGCCGCCATCCTCCTCTACGAGGCGGTACGGCAGCGGTTAGGGTAA
- the ftsH gene encoding ATP-dependent zinc metalloprotease FtsH, producing MKPDNQNKNNGNNRKSWIGMVSIIAWALFFALVMRSLFAGAETSGVKSISYSVFRDWVRQDVVESVIVQSDGYIVTLKDGITAKQEDDGTFTLTQTSGQPEPENNYTAPDLPLFLSPQTQESKTVYTTVPSFVDDELINLLDEHGVAYSAKVVTLWDSIGDVILQVLVPFALMLGATMLVFRLMSSKMGGGIGGGGIGGVGKANAKVYVEKKTGVTFRDVAGQDEAKESLVEIIDFLHNPTKYTEIGAKLPKGALLVGPPGTGKTLLAKAVAGEANVPFFSISGSDFVEMFVGVGASRVRDLFKEASKMAPCIVFIDEIDTIGKSRDNRMGGNDEREQTLNQLLAEMDGFDPTKGVILLAATNRPEVLDQALLRPGRFDRRITIDRPNLAGRLATLQVHTRNIRLADDVDLNRIALATAGTVGADLANLVNEAALRAVRLGRKAVNQEDLLASFEFVIAGSEKKGSVLTEFEKRLVAYHEVGHAMVAYKQKNTEPVQKITIVPHTEGSLGYTLLMPEEDKTNLRTRDELMARIAVSMGGRAAEEVVLGTMTNGAAQDIQDATGVARNMVVLYGMSDKFGMMALASRRNQYLEGGYGIDVAQNTAADIDAEVRVILQKCYEDAVQVIRENQNDMDKVVAYLLEKETITGQEMVAILEGRDPTQTEAYGSTRMARSVPPIPQPAAPTEDQPPESPDDDQALPH from the coding sequence TTGAAGCCCGATAATCAAAATAAAAACAACGGTAACAACCGTAAAAGTTGGATCGGAATGGTGTCCATTATCGCCTGGGCGCTCTTCTTCGCGCTGGTAATGCGCAGCCTTTTTGCGGGAGCTGAAACTTCCGGGGTCAAGAGCATCAGCTACTCGGTCTTCCGCGACTGGGTGCGGCAGGACGTGGTGGAAAGCGTCATAGTACAGAGCGACGGGTACATTGTCACCCTCAAAGACGGCATCACCGCCAAGCAGGAAGACGACGGCACCTTCACCCTCACCCAGACCAGCGGCCAGCCCGAACCCGAGAACAACTACACCGCCCCTGATCTTCCTCTCTTCCTCTCCCCCCAGACGCAGGAGAGCAAAACCGTTTATACTACTGTCCCCTCCTTCGTCGACGACGAGCTCATCAACCTCCTGGACGAGCACGGCGTGGCTTACAGCGCCAAGGTCGTCACCCTCTGGGATTCCATTGGAGATGTCATCCTCCAGGTGCTTGTGCCCTTCGCGCTGATGCTGGGGGCCACCATGCTGGTGTTCCGCCTCATGTCCAGCAAGATGGGCGGAGGCATTGGCGGCGGAGGCATCGGCGGCGTGGGCAAGGCCAACGCCAAGGTATATGTGGAGAAGAAAACCGGTGTTACCTTCCGGGATGTGGCCGGCCAAGACGAGGCGAAGGAGAGCCTCGTGGAGATCATTGACTTCCTCCATAATCCCACGAAGTACACCGAGATCGGCGCAAAACTCCCCAAGGGTGCCCTTCTCGTCGGCCCGCCGGGCACTGGTAAGACCTTGCTTGCAAAGGCCGTAGCGGGCGAGGCCAACGTCCCCTTCTTCTCCATCTCGGGCTCCGACTTCGTGGAGATGTTCGTGGGCGTGGGCGCGAGCCGCGTGCGCGACCTCTTTAAGGAGGCCAGCAAGATGGCCCCCTGCATCGTCTTCATCGACGAGATTGACACCATCGGCAAATCCCGTGATAACCGCATGGGCGGCAACGACGAGCGGGAACAGACCCTCAACCAGCTCCTGGCCGAAATGGACGGGTTCGACCCCACCAAGGGTGTCATCCTCCTGGCGGCCACAAACCGGCCCGAGGTACTGGACCAGGCTCTGCTCCGCCCCGGCCGGTTCGACCGGCGCATCACCATTGACCGGCCCAATCTGGCCGGGCGACTCGCCACCCTTCAGGTCCACACCCGCAACATCCGGCTGGCCGACGACGTGGACTTGAACCGCATCGCTCTCGCCACTGCGGGCACCGTGGGCGCGGACCTCGCAAACCTTGTCAACGAAGCCGCCCTCCGGGCCGTCCGTCTGGGCCGCAAGGCGGTGAATCAGGAGGACCTGCTGGCCTCCTTCGAGTTCGTCATCGCCGGCAGTGAGAAGAAGGGCAGCGTCCTCACCGAGTTTGAGAAACGCCTGGTTGCTTACCACGAGGTAGGCCACGCGATGGTGGCCTATAAGCAGAAAAACACCGAGCCGGTTCAAAAGATTACCATCGTTCCACACACCGAGGGAAGCCTCGGGTACACTCTCCTCATGCCCGAGGAGGATAAGACGAACCTGCGCACCCGGGACGAGCTGATGGCCCGCATCGCCGTCTCGATGGGCGGTCGGGCGGCGGAGGAAGTGGTGCTTGGCACCATGACCAACGGCGCGGCCCAGGACATTCAGGACGCCACCGGCGTGGCCCGGAATATGGTGGTCCTCTACGGCATGAGCGACAAGTTCGGTATGATGGCTCTGGCCTCACGCCGCAACCAGTACCTGGAGGGAGGTTACGGCATCGACGTGGCCCAGAATACCGCTGCCGACATCGATGCCGAGGTCCGTGTCATCCTCCAGAAGTGCTACGAGGATGCGGTTCAGGTCATTCGGGAGAATCAGAACGACATGGACAAGGTAGTGGCCTACCTTTTGGAGAAAGAGACCATCACCGGGCAGGAGATGGTAGCCATCCTGGAGGGACGCGACCCCACCCAGACCGAGGCCTACGGCTCCACCCGCATGGCGCGCTCCGTCCCACCCATCCCCCAGCCCGCCGCCCCGACGGAGGACCAGCCCCCCGAGTCCCCCGACGACGACCAGGCGCTGCCTCACTAA
- a CDS encoding conserved hypothetical protein (Evidence 4 : Homologs of previously reported genes of unknown function), whose protein sequence is MEHILVPQQNWLEIADENGGLHYGADQEWFSVLWRRKAGCGPTTAAEQMAYLAHTRVGMGPLCPLPVLERKPFAAYMDAVWEHVTPGFHGLNTIEKYSDGVRAFARARNVKVHLRELAVPKDADKRVPLADCVAFLRAGLEGGCPVAFLNLDNGQVENLDYWHWVLITGLILDGDKIAAVVADGGKQVEIDLGLWYATTTDRGGFVYLPSEGTA, encoded by the coding sequence ATGGAGCACATCCTCGTCCCACAACAGAATTGGCTGGAGATCGCCGACGAGAACGGCGGCCTCCATTACGGCGCGGACCAGGAGTGGTTCAGCGTGCTATGGCGGCGCAAGGCCGGGTGCGGGCCCACCACAGCCGCAGAGCAGATGGCCTATCTCGCCCACACCCGAGTGGGCATGGGGCCGCTGTGTCCCCTCCCGGTGCTGGAACGCAAGCCTTTCGCCGCTTACATGGACGCGGTGTGGGAGCACGTGACCCCCGGTTTTCACGGGCTGAACACCATCGAAAAGTACAGCGACGGGGTACGCGCCTTTGCCCGCGCCCGAAACGTGAAGGTTCACCTGCGGGAGCTGGCGGTGCCCAAGGACGCAGACAAACGCGTCCCCTTAGCGGACTGTGTGGCCTTTTTGCGCGCGGGGTTGGAAGGTGGATGCCCGGTGGCCTTCCTCAACCTGGATAACGGCCAGGTGGAAAACCTGGACTACTGGCACTGGGTGCTCATCACCGGCCTCATCCTGGATGGGGATAAAATCGCGGCGGTGGTGGCGGATGGGGGCAAACAGGTGGAGATCGACCTGGGGCTCTGGTACGCCACCACCACGGACAGGGGCGGATTCGTCTACCTCCCGTCGGAGGGGACGGCATGA